In Opitutales bacterium, one DNA window encodes the following:
- a CDS encoding TonB-dependent receptor: MEAGLVETVRLRLGFADYEHVELEGDEVGTRYDLSGWEGRLEVVHAWDNVSGVWGAQASFEDSTADGEEAFTPPSETTEWAAFFLEEFDMDSWQWSLGGRIDYREVETNAGDSDEAWAPSVSVAALVPLSDMLRASVSLTRSSRAPNATELYADGPHAATAQYEIGDPTLDLEVGYGIDASLRYDSGDIEAVLTLFGHQFDNYVYSQQTGEEIDELDVYEFTEAEALVYGVEAEITWHALHEVDQSFHITGLLDITHAENRDADTYLPRTPPVRLGGRLDYTLGNLSLSSLLRYAFEQDRTAPFELPTEDYVEWDAQMTWYWEMDQASGSFYVKATNLLDEEIRHHTSFIKDQAPEPGRGVSVGVTWEF; encoded by the coding sequence GTGGAAGCAGGACTCGTAGAAACGGTGCGCCTACGCTTAGGCTTCGCAGACTATGAGCACGTGGAGCTAGAGGGAGATGAAGTAGGAACGCGTTATGATCTCTCTGGTTGGGAAGGACGGCTCGAAGTCGTCCATGCCTGGGATAACGTCTCCGGTGTTTGGGGAGCACAGGCTAGTTTTGAAGACTCGACGGCAGACGGCGAAGAGGCGTTTACACCCCCGTCTGAGACGACTGAATGGGCAGCATTTTTCTTGGAAGAGTTCGATATGGACTCTTGGCAATGGAGTCTCGGAGGCCGTATCGACTATCGTGAGGTTGAGACAAATGCTGGGGATAGCGACGAAGCTTGGGCTCCCAGTGTTTCAGTTGCGGCGCTGGTGCCTTTGAGCGATATGCTGCGTGCCAGTGTTTCGCTGACTCGCTCTTCAAGGGCTCCTAACGCCACCGAACTTTATGCAGATGGTCCCCATGCTGCGACGGCTCAATACGAAATTGGAGACCCGACGCTTGATCTGGAGGTCGGCTATGGAATCGACGCATCACTCCGCTATGACTCGGGAGATATCGAGGCGGTATTGACGCTCTTTGGTCACCAGTTCGATAACTATGTCTATAGCCAGCAGACTGGAGAAGAGATCGATGAGCTGGACGTATATGAGTTCACTGAAGCTGAGGCTCTCGTCTATGGCGTTGAAGCGGAGATCACCTGGCATGCTCTGCATGAGGTTGACCAATCGTTCCACATCACAGGCCTGCTCGATATCACCCATGCTGAAAACAGAGACGCAGATACTTATCTACCGCGCACGCCTCCGGTGCGTCTCGGCGGCCGTCTGGACTACACTCTCGGGAATCTCTCGTTGAGTTCGCTATTACGCTATGCCTTTGAGCAAGACCGAACCGCTCCTTTCGAACTGCCTACAGAAGACTACGTTGAGTGGGATGCCCAGATGACCTGGTACTGGGAAATGGATCAGGCTTCGGGGAGTTTCTACGTCAAAGCGACCAATCTGCTCGATGAAGAGATTCGCCATCATACCTCGTTTATTAAAGATCAGGCACCTGAGCCGGGGCGCGGTGTGAGCGTGGGGGTGACTTGGGAGTTTTAA